In Spinacia oleracea cultivar Varoflay chromosome 5, BTI_SOV_V1, whole genome shotgun sequence, a single window of DNA contains:
- the LOC110776171 gene encoding transcription termination factor MTERF2, chloroplastic-like translates to MLKFRSNFNGVESFNFIHGFRHLLLYSTSTSSATSISEEANPDYANYLVDFLGFSKQQALSIYKKLVHIRLGRGVKKVSDFEYVKNANSVIKFLKQIGLEQSHIRAAVVSDPHILFCNVDKTLIPKTLAFQKMGFSVSDVVEVVKVNPSIFFTAMDTKIIPAFQTLREIMGCDHHVISIIKKSPRMRLSCVSKLLGPNVALLRDHGIPIESIRKILLRNPFALLRKTEFIQDTLIRVEEKLGIPRDSPRFLLGIMLLASVRETTIESKKQIFKSFGWTESDVVTLTISSPFLLALSEASLKKKLGFYMNELGYKPSFLAKKCFLFTCSLEKRIVPRHKTLLVLKEKGLIRMDYSLVTFVSFTESLFLRKFVLPFKEVHEVYSKHAGISLEELTVGSSKPNSNTA, encoded by the coding sequence ATGCTCAAATTTCGCAGCAACTTCAATGGCGTCGAAAGCTTCAACTTCATCCATGGTTTTAGGCATCTTTTACTGTATTCAACTTCTACTTCATCTGCAACCTCAATTTCAGAAGAAGCCAACCCTGATTACGCGAATTACTTGGtggattttctagggttttccaAGCAACAAGCTCTTTCCATTTATAAGAAGCTCGTTCACATTCGGCTAGGTCGAGGTGTGAAAAAGGTCAGTGACTTCGAATACGTTAAAAATGCTAATTCTGTTATCAAATTTCTCAAACAAATTGGATTGGAACAATCTCATATTCGAGCTGCCGTCGTTTCCGACCCCCATATTTTGTTCTGTAATGTTGACAAAACCCTAATTCCCAAGACCCTAGCTTTTCAGAAAATGGGGTTTTCTGTATCCGATGTTGTTGAGGTTGTCAAGGTGAATCCTTCAATATTTTTTACAGCGATGGATACCAAAATTATTCCGGCATTTCAAACTTTGAGGGAGATTATGGGTTGTGATCACCATGTGATTTCGATTATTAAGAAATCGCCTCGTATGAGGCTTTCCTGTGTTTCCAAACTCTTGGGGCCTAATGTAGCTTTGTTGCGGGATCATGGGATCCCCATTGAATCAATCCGGAAAATCTTACTTAGGAACCCATTTGCCTTGCTCCGAAAAACTGAATTTATTCAGGATACATTGATTAGGGTTGAAGAGAAGTTGGGGATTCCTCGAGACTCACCCCGGTTCTTGTTAGGTATTATGTTATTGGCCTCTGTTAGAGAGACGACTATCGAGTCgaaaaaacaaatatttaagAGCTTTGGGTGGACTGAGTCTGATGTTGTAACTCTGACAATATCAAGTCCTTTTCTGTTGGCACTTTCTGAAGCTAGCCTCAAGAAAAAGTTGGGGTTTTACATGAATGAACTGGGTTACAAGCCTAGTTTCTTGGCAAAGAAGTGTTTCTTGTTTACTTGTAGCTTGGAGAAAAGAATAGTGCCTAGACATAAGACCCTCCTAGTCTTGAAGGAGAAAGGTTTAATTAGGATGGATTATTCTCTTGTAACTTTCGTGTCATTCACCGAGTCTCTGTTCTTGAGGAAGTTTGTGCTGCCATTCAAGGAGGTCCATGAAGTTTATTCGAAACATGCAGGTATTAGTTTGGAGGAGCTAACTGTAGGATCGTCGAAACCAAATTCTAATACTGCTTGA
- the LOC110776172 gene encoding transcription factor GTE1 has translation MEMPIQELGDYGVEGYKNGIDFVLSKINRIEKNVHEIEQFYLNSSKKQANSSKGGSASKDKEKHVGHTKKQQQDATSKETDASKRMQELIRQFGKILHQITQHKLAWPFMEPVDVEGLGLHDYYEIIEKPMDFSTIKKQMEAKDGSGYKNVREICADVRLVFKNAMKYNDEKNDFHTMAKTLLEKFEGKWLQFLPKVTEEEKRRDEEEAHLQLSMQLAQEVTHAKMARDMCHELFEAEIHLEDLREQLVQRCRRISTEEKRQLGTALTRLSTDDLSRALEIVAQRNPGFIANAEEVDLDIDAQSESTLWRLKFFVKDALQAQGKPEQNIGGNNNKDNNENNNNSKRKREICDALAKTAKKRVKR, from the exons ATGGAAATGCCAATTCAGGAATTGGGTGATTATGGGGTGGAAGGTTACAAGAATGGTATAGACTTTGTGTTGTCGAAAATCAATAGG ATAGAGAAAAATGTTCACGAGATTGAGCAGTTTTACTTGAACAGTAGTAAAAAGCAAGCGAACAGCTCGAAAGGTGGCTCAGCTTCTAAGGATAAAGAGAAACATGTTGGTCATACGAAAAAGCAGCAGCAGGATGCAACAAGCAAGGAAACAGACGCCTCAAAGAGAATGCAGGAGCTGATACGTCAGTTTGGCAAAATATTACATCAG ATCACTCAACACAAGTTGGCATGGCCTTTTATGGAGCCTGTAGATGTTGAAGGCCTTGGATTGCATGATTACTATGAG ATTATTGAAAAACCTATGGATTTCAGTACGATAAAGAAACAAATGGAAGCTAAGGATGGTAGTGGCTATAAAAATGTGCGGGAGATTTGTGCTGATGTGAGGTTGGTTTTCAAGAATGCAATGAAATATAATGATGAAAAGAATGATTTCCATACCATGGCGAAAACCTTGTTGGAAAAGTTTGAAGGGAAGTGGCTACAGTTTTTGCCTAAAGTTACGGAAGAG GAAAAAAGGCGAGACGAAGAAGAAGCGCATCTACAGCTTAGTATGCAGCTAGCTCAAGAAGTTACTCATGCCAAAATGGCAAGAGATATGTGCCATGAG CTCTTCGAGGCAGAAATACACCTTGAAGATCTTAGGGAACAGCTGGTTCAAAGGTGCAG GAGAATATCAACGGAAGAGAAAAGGCAACTGGGCACAGCCCTGACAAGGCTATCCACGGATGATCTCAGTAGAGCTCTAGAGATCGTCGCCCAGAGAAATCCTGGGTTCATAGCAAATGCTGAGGAGGTGGACCTCGATATAGACGCTCAG AGTGAATCCACATTATGGAGGCTAAAATTCTTTGTAAAAGACGCACTGCAAGCTCAAGGCAAGCCTGAACAAAACATTGGTGGAAACAACAATAAAGACAACAATGAAAACAATAATAACTCTAAACGAAAGAGGGAGATTTGCGATGCCCTTGCCAAGACCGCCAAGAAAAGAGTAAAAAGGTAG